From Mucilaginibacter rubeus, a single genomic window includes:
- a CDS encoding NADH-quinone oxidoreductase subunit C codes for MAKIPNEQLIKAIADKFDTSVTVIGEPYELLTVETGRETIIDLLSFLKTDPELKFTFLTDITGIHYPEQEKPIGIIYHLHSLTTNTRIRIKVFLEDTDVHIPTATVLWDGANWMERETYDFFGVIFDGHPDLRRILNVDDMTAFPMRKEFPLEDPNRVDKKDFYFGR; via the coding sequence ATGGCTAAGATACCTAACGAACAGCTTATAAAGGCTATAGCCGATAAATTTGATACTTCAGTAACGGTTATTGGTGAGCCGTACGAACTGCTTACTGTAGAAACCGGTCGTGAAACAATCATTGATCTGCTATCGTTTCTGAAAACAGATCCTGAGCTTAAGTTCACTTTCCTGACAGATATTACAGGTATCCATTACCCTGAGCAGGAAAAGCCGATAGGCATTATTTATCACCTGCACAGTTTAACAACTAATACCCGTATCAGGATCAAAGTGTTTTTAGAAGACACTGATGTGCACATTCCAACAGCTACTGTACTTTGGGATGGTGCTAACTGGATGGAACGCGAAACTTATGATTTTTTCGGGGTTATTTTTGATGGGCATCCTGATCTTCGTCGTATTTTGAACGTAGATGACATGACCGCTTTCCCAATGCGCAAGGAATTTCCGCTGGAAGATCCTAACCGTGTTGATAAAAAGGATTTCTATTTCGGAAGATAG
- a CDS encoding NADH-quinone oxidoreductase subunit D — protein MQNHPVYTDNDPQSELSTLNLGPTHPATHGVFQNVLQLDGERIVSGVSTIGYIHRAFEKIAEHRPFYQITPLTDRLNYCSSPINNMGWHMTVEKLLNIQTPKRVDYLRVIVMELARIADHIICNGVLGVDTGAFTGFLYMMEHREAIYEIYEEVCGSRLTTNIGRIGGFERNFNSRAFDKLRAFLKNFPKTLKEFESLFNRNRIFVDRTRDVAAVSAETALSYSWTGPLLRAAGVDYDVRAMNPYSSYEDFEFEVPVGDNGDVYSRFLVRNEEMWQSLRIIEQALAKLDKEPSDIFHADVPEFYLPPKEEVYNNMEALIYHFKIVMGEIPTPTTEVYHSVEGANGELGFYLVNDGGRSPYRLHFRRPSFINYQMYAPMSRGMLLSDAIINMSSLNVIAGELDA, from the coding sequence ATGCAAAATCATCCTGTATATACAGATAACGATCCGCAAAGCGAGCTATCGACCCTGAATCTGGGCCCAACGCACCCGGCCACCCATGGTGTGTTTCAAAACGTGCTCCAACTTGATGGCGAACGTATCGTTAGCGGTGTATCAACCATTGGTTATATTCACCGCGCATTTGAAAAAATTGCCGAACACAGGCCATTTTACCAGATCACTCCACTAACCGACCGTTTAAATTATTGCTCTTCGCCTATTAACAATATGGGATGGCACATGACGGTTGAAAAGCTTTTAAATATCCAAACTCCTAAACGTGTTGATTACCTGCGTGTAATTGTAATGGAGCTTGCCCGTATTGCAGATCACATTATCTGTAACGGTGTATTGGGTGTAGATACCGGCGCGTTTACAGGCTTCCTGTACATGATGGAGCACCGTGAAGCTATTTATGAAATATACGAGGAAGTTTGCGGCTCACGTCTAACAACCAATATCGGTCGTATAGGCGGATTTGAGCGTAACTTCAACAGCCGTGCTTTTGACAAACTTCGTGCGTTTTTAAAGAACTTTCCTAAAACCCTTAAAGAGTTTGAAAGCCTGTTTAACCGTAACAGGATCTTCGTTGACCGTACCCGTGATGTTGCTGCTGTATCTGCAGAAACAGCTTTAAGCTACAGCTGGACCGGCCCGCTTTTGCGTGCCGCGGGTGTAGATTATGACGTGAGGGCTATGAACCCATATTCATCATACGAGGACTTTGAATTTGAAGTACCAGTAGGTGATAATGGTGACGTTTACAGCCGCTTTTTGGTTCGTAATGAGGAGATGTGGCAAAGCTTAAGGATTATTGAGCAGGCATTAGCCAAACTTGATAAAGAACCAAGCGATATTTTCCACGCAGATGTACCTGAATTTTACCTGCCTCCGAAAGAGGAAGTATATAACAATATGGAAGCATTGATCTATCACTTTAAAATTGTGATGGGTGAAATTCCAACCCCAACTACCGAGGTTTATCATTCGGTTGAAGGTGCTAACGGCGAGCTGGGTTTTTACCTGGTTAATGATGGTGGCCGTTCGCCATACCGTTTGCATTTCCGCAGGCCAAGCTTCATCAATTACCAGATGTATGCGCCAATGAGCCGCGGTATGTTATTATCAGATGCTATTATTAACATGAGTAGTTTAAACGTTATAGCCGGAGAGTTAGATGCTTAG
- the nuoE gene encoding complex I 24 kDa subunit family protein — protein MLRVDEAQEPVEFSPELITKFDEIVSRYPQGKQKSGLLPILHLVQAEFGWVSAPAMDKVAEYLSILPIEVYEVATFYTMYFLRPQGKYVLEVCRTSGCCLVGAEKIMDHIEETLGVKEGEVTPDGLFSWRGVECLAACGFGPVLQIGPEYTFYENLTNESVDKLISDLKAKAKN, from the coding sequence ATGCTTAGAGTTGACGAAGCTCAGGAACCGGTTGAATTTTCGCCGGAACTGATCACCAAATTTGATGAGATAGTTAGCCGTTATCCGCAGGGAAAACAAAAATCGGGTTTGTTGCCAATCCTTCACCTGGTACAGGCGGAGTTTGGTTGGGTAAGCGCGCCTGCAATGGATAAAGTTGCCGAATATTTAAGCATCCTGCCTATTGAGGTGTATGAGGTTGCTACATTTTATACCATGTATTTTTTACGCCCGCAAGGCAAGTACGTACTGGAAGTTTGCCGTACAAGCGGTTGCTGCCTGGTAGGTGCCGAAAAGATCATGGATCATATTGAAGAAACCCTTGGCGTAAAAGAAGGTGAAGTTACTCCCGACGGCTTATTTAGCTGGAGAGGGGTGGAGTGCCTTGCTGCCTGCGGTTTTGGCCCTGTATTACAAATTGGCCCTGAGTATACTTTTTATGAAAACCTGACCAACGAGTCGGTAGATAAATTGATCAGTGATTTAAAAGCGAAAGCTAAGAACTAA